CGGAGTGAAATTTTTGTTAAAAAAGTCTCCGCCAATCTAAAATACGTCCGCGCTTAATATTAGGCGGTGGATTTAGGTCGTGTCAGCCCCCTTGAATTCCGACCGTTCTAAATGCTATAAGGGCTCATCGGTTGATGGAGACCGCGCATGAAAAAACGACTCATCCTGATTTTCTTTCTGGTTCTGCTCTTTGGTGTCGGCTCGCTCGTTTACCTGGGCCAGCACCGGAAACTCACGGCCGAACTGTATTATTCCGGCACCATTGAAGCCACCCAGGCCAACCTGTCTTTTCAGGTCAGCGGGCGGATAGCGCATGTTTTCGTTGACGAAGGACAGCCCGTCGAAAAAGACCAGTGCCTTGCCCGGCTCGCTGGTGAAGAATTTTCAGCCCGGTTCACCCAGTCCCAGGCGGAGCTGTTACGTTCCCGGGAAACCCTTAAACAGCTCCAGACGGTCCGGGAAATTTATCAGTCAACGCTCCCGGCTGAAGTGGAGCGGGCCACGGCTGCTGTCAGCTTATTAAGATCACAACTCGAAGAACTGGAGTCCGGCTACCGGTCCCAGGAAATTGAGCAGGCCCGTCTGGCTGTCCTGTCCAGCCGGGCGGCCATGGACGAGGCCCGCAGGGACAAAGAGCGTTTCGATGCCCTTTTTCAAAAGCGGGTGATCTCCGAAAAGGAAAAAGACCGCGTTGACCTGAAGTTCGAGACAGCGCTGAAAGAATACGAACGGGCCCAGGCGGCCTACAGCCTTTTGAAGGAGGGGTTTCGCAAGGAATCGATCCAAGCCGCAGGGGCTAGATTGTCAGAAGGCCTGGCTGTGCTGAAACAGGCCAGGGGCAACCTGAAAAAAATCGAAGCCGCTGAAAAAGAGGTGGCCGCTGCCGGGGCGATGGTTGAGACGGCCCGCGCAGCTGTTGATATTGCGAAAATCCAGCTCAATTATACCTGCCTGAAAGCGCCCTTTAAAGGAACCCTCACCAGCCGAAACGTGGAGCCGG
The window above is part of the Desulfobacterales bacterium genome. Proteins encoded here:
- a CDS encoding efflux RND transporter periplasmic adaptor subunit; amino-acid sequence: MKKRLILIFFLVLLFGVGSLVYLGQHRKLTAELYYSGTIEATQANLSFQVSGRIAHVFVDEGQPVEKDQCLARLAGEEFSARFTQSQAELLRSRETLKQLQTVREIYQSTLPAEVERATAAVSLLRSQLEELESGYRSQEIEQARLAVLSSRAAMDEARRDKERFDALFQKRVISEKEKDRVDLKFETALKEYERAQAAYSLLKEGFRKESIQAAGARLSEGLAVLKQARGNLKKIEAAEKEVAAAGAMVETARAAVDIAKIQLNYTCLKAPFKGTLTSRNVEPGEVVSPGREVLTLADLSTVELKIFVDEPEIGKIKPGQRVEIKTDTYPQKTYPGQVSFISPEAEFTPKIIQTHKERVKLVYLVKIAILNPGLELKPGMPADAWLR